The proteins below come from a single Halostagnicola larsenii XH-48 genomic window:
- a CDS encoding cytochrome C oxidase subunit IV family protein — translation MASIRTYSLIYVALLLLGTAQFALFEIDLIEFGYWTALAGVLVFSVAKILLVAGYFQHLIEEPRAITYMMGTAVFMVFLLTVAAGFSIQ, via the coding sequence ATGGCGTCGATTCGGACCTACTCGCTCATTTACGTAGCACTGCTCCTACTGGGTACTGCACAGTTCGCCCTCTTCGAAATCGACCTGATCGAATTCGGCTACTGGACAGCACTGGCTGGCGTGCTGGTTTTCTCAGTCGCAAAAATATTGCTGGTCGCGGGGTACTTCCAGCATCTCATCGAAGAACCGCGTGCGATCACGTATATGATGGGAACCGCGGTGTTCATGGTGTTTCTACTCACCGTGGCTGCCGGATTCTCGATCCAGTAA
- a CDS encoding cbb3-type cytochrome c oxidase subunit I, with product MSDLPPKTSIKRWLVTTNHKDVGVLYIITALFFLVLGGLFALLFRVHLWESGGTGILSNSGYNQAVTAHGLVMVFWFLSPIASGIANYFVPLQIGAKDLAFPRLNALSYWFYLFSGLLIALSFFQGGTFAGGWTMYAPLNVPTYTPAVQATTGGTATIFALILFVLSITIGTVNFLVTIHRSRAEGLGLWNIPLFTWSWLLTVWMMLFAFAALLAALLLLGIDRVMMTQYFATDQGSGLLWGHLFWFFGHPEVYIVFFPALGIMFETFQTFCGRRLVGRKWVIIAMVLVAVQSFLVWMHHMFLTTINLEIKTLIMATTIGISLPFDLMVFSLIYTMVKGRVRFTTPFLFSLGALVLFILGGITGVFLGAVVLDYEFRGTYWVVAHFHYVMVSGVTALIAGLYYWWPKITGKMYSERLGKLNFAVYFFGFNLLYFPMFLAWETPRRVFNYGEGMEIYHQMATVGAFILASSIAIMFITFAHSYLFGPKAPDNPWKYSRTAEWAIPSPPPLDNWSGRPSYASGQLEFVDDSAKATDGGVTAETAVAQQEAEHADHASIWPFGIGLGTFVTFLGISGLTPFVYRFMESEVDAGNTEIAGGLPTGPAAEPNIMFPALTVVGLGILAITLFKFGVEEFNAPEMAIAERWPFGGVDNAKMGVWVFLASDVVVFGAAIGAYVFMRIHMGWTNWETVPFATWPGLLNTYILITSSFTVILALVMAERQNKKGLLATLGATILLGFAFMGVKAYEYTQKFSHGEYWFSGLEYSLYYVTTGLHALHVILGLLVAGFMIYRVLSIDAYLEDHRPVEYFGLYWHFVDIVWVLLFPLFYLL from the coding sequence ATGAGTGATCTTCCGCCAAAAACGTCAATCAAACGGTGGCTGGTCACGACAAATCACAAGGATGTCGGCGTGCTGTATATCATCACAGCACTGTTTTTCCTCGTCCTTGGTGGATTGTTCGCACTGTTGTTCCGTGTCCATCTTTGGGAGAGTGGTGGCACCGGAATCCTCTCTAACAGCGGCTACAACCAGGCTGTTACAGCCCACGGGCTGGTGATGGTCTTCTGGTTCCTCTCGCCGATTGCGAGTGGGATTGCGAACTACTTCGTTCCGTTACAGATCGGAGCAAAAGATCTCGCGTTTCCGCGATTGAACGCGTTGAGCTATTGGTTCTACCTGTTTTCGGGACTGCTGATTGCACTCTCGTTCTTCCAGGGCGGAACGTTTGCGGGCGGGTGGACGATGTACGCTCCATTGAACGTTCCGACGTACACGCCAGCCGTTCAAGCGACGACAGGCGGAACCGCGACGATCTTCGCGTTGATCCTGTTCGTTCTCTCGATTACGATCGGGACGGTGAACTTCCTCGTGACGATCCACCGGTCCCGTGCAGAAGGACTCGGTCTGTGGAACATTCCACTGTTTACCTGGTCGTGGCTTCTGACGGTCTGGATGATGCTGTTCGCGTTCGCAGCCTTGCTCGCAGCACTCCTACTCCTCGGGATAGACCGGGTGATGATGACCCAGTACTTCGCGACCGATCAAGGATCGGGGCTCCTCTGGGGCCACCTGTTCTGGTTCTTCGGCCATCCGGAGGTGTACATCGTCTTCTTCCCCGCATTGGGGATCATGTTCGAGACGTTCCAGACCTTCTGTGGTCGACGGCTCGTCGGGCGTAAGTGGGTCATTATTGCGATGGTCCTCGTGGCAGTCCAGTCGTTCCTCGTCTGGATGCACCACATGTTCCTGACGACGATCAACCTAGAAATCAAGACGCTGATCATGGCGACTACCATCGGGATTTCGTTACCGTTCGACCTGATGGTGTTCTCGCTGATCTACACCATGGTCAAGGGACGCGTCCGGTTTACGACGCCGTTCCTGTTCAGCCTCGGCGCGCTCGTCCTGTTCATCCTCGGCGGTATTACCGGAGTCTTCCTCGGTGCCGTCGTGCTCGACTACGAGTTCCGTGGCACCTACTGGGTCGTCGCTCACTTCCACTACGTGATGGTCTCGGGCGTCACCGCACTGATCGCGGGACTGTACTACTGGTGGCCAAAGATAACCGGGAAGATGTACTCCGAACGACTCGGCAAACTCAACTTTGCCGTTTACTTCTTCGGGTTCAACCTGCTTTACTTCCCGATGTTCCTCGCCTGGGAGACCCCACGCCGGGTCTTCAACTACGGGGAAGGAATGGAAATCTACCACCAGATGGCGACGGTCGGCGCGTTCATCCTCGCGTCGTCTATCGCGATCATGTTCATCACGTTCGCCCACAGCTATCTCTTCGGGCCGAAAGCACCCGACAACCCGTGGAAGTACTCGCGGACGGCCGAATGGGCGATTCCATCGCCACCGCCACTCGACAACTGGAGCGGCCGCCCATCCTACGCGAGCGGACAGCTCGAGTTCGTCGATGACTCCGCAAAAGCAACTGACGGCGGCGTTACAGCCGAGACGGCTGTCGCCCAGCAGGAAGCAGAACACGCCGATCACGCCAGTATCTGGCCATTCGGGATCGGTCTCGGAACGTTCGTCACCTTCCTCGGCATCAGCGGCTTGACGCCGTTCGTGTACAGGTTCATGGAGTCGGAGGTCGACGCCGGAAACACCGAAATCGCCGGCGGCTTGCCAACCGGCCCCGCCGCCGAACCGAATATCATGTTCCCGGCACTGACCGTCGTCGGACTCGGAATCCTCGCGATCACGCTGTTTAAATTCGGCGTCGAGGAGTTCAACGCACCTGAGATGGCCATCGCCGAACGCTGGCCGTTCGGCGGCGTCGACAACGCCAAGATGGGCGTCTGGGTGTTCCTCGCATCCGACGTCGTCGTCTTCGGCGCCGCAATCGGCGCGTACGTGTTCATGCGGATCCACATGGGCTGGACGAACTGGGAAACGGTTCCGTTCGCCACCTGGCCGGGACTGTTGAACACCTATATCCTGATCACCTCGAGTTTCACCGTCATCCTCGCGCTCGTGATGGCCGAACGCCAGAACAAGAAGGGGCTGCTTGCAACCCTCGGCGCGACGATACTGCTCGGGTTCGCGTTCATGGGTGTGAAAGCCTACGAGTACACCCAGAAGTTTAGCCACGGAGAGTACTGGTTCTCCGGGCTCGAGTACTCGCTGTACTACGTAACCACAGGCTTGCACGCACTCCACGTGATCCTCGGCCTGCTCGTCGCAGGCTTCATGATCTACCGAGTGCTCTCCATCGACGCCTACCTCGAGGATCACAGACCGGTAGAGTACTTCGGTCTCTACTGGCACTTCGTCGATATCGTGTGGGTTCTCCTGTTCCCACTGTTCTACCTGCTGTAA
- the coxB gene encoding cytochrome c oxidase subunit II yields MGTGAEDMTRSDVFGDIFLVFLALGTLVGILVISYTLYNSYKYRDTEDRSDDENLPALGELPTGGGSGKKLFVSFILSAIVVIALIVWTYGMLLYVEDGPDEEPAVEVDVQGATFSWSYEYDNGLEPTELVVPAGEHVELNVTSIDVWHTFGISQERVKADAIPGEHDETWFIADETGTHEGAIECYELCGSGHSNMEGDLVVYEQDRYEEWVDEQFTLNITVEDGNEEPVTDGVDEITLEHTEEDGHDYSYDGSEFENGSITINEIDQGGTYDLVITPEDGSQFEPVEEELDFTGPTEETYTLESPDDESSGDDESGNTNDGDDESGSGDQGGEN; encoded by the coding sequence ATGGGTACGGGTGCAGAAGACATGACACGTTCAGACGTGTTCGGGGATATCTTCCTCGTCTTCCTCGCGCTCGGTACGCTCGTCGGGATTCTCGTCATTTCGTATACACTGTACAACTCGTACAAGTACCGTGATACGGAGGACCGATCCGACGACGAAAATCTGCCGGCACTCGGAGAACTTCCGACAGGCGGAGGCAGCGGCAAGAAACTATTCGTCTCGTTCATTCTGAGTGCGATCGTCGTTATCGCACTCATCGTCTGGACCTACGGTATGCTCCTCTACGTCGAGGACGGACCGGACGAAGAGCCCGCAGTCGAGGTCGACGTACAGGGGGCAACGTTTAGCTGGTCCTACGAGTACGATAACGGGCTCGAACCCACCGAACTGGTCGTTCCGGCCGGTGAACATGTCGAGTTAAACGTCACATCAATAGACGTCTGGCACACCTTTGGGATAAGTCAGGAGCGGGTGAAGGCTGATGCAATCCCCGGTGAACACGATGAAACATGGTTCATCGCCGACGAAACAGGCACACACGAAGGTGCAATCGAATGCTACGAACTGTGCGGTTCAGGCCACTCAAATATGGAGGGTGACCTCGTCGTCTACGAACAGGACCGGTACGAAGAGTGGGTTGACGAGCAGTTCACACTCAATATTACGGTCGAAGACGGAAACGAAGAACCGGTAACCGACGGCGTCGACGAGATCACGCTCGAGCACACGGAGGAGGACGGTCACGACTACTCCTACGACGGCTCCGAGTTCGAAAACGGCTCGATCACGATCAACGAGATTGATCAGGGCGGCACCTACGATCTCGTGATCACGCCGGAAGACGGCTCTCAGTTCGAACCGGTCGAAGAGGAACTCGACTTCACCGGACCGACTGAGGAGACGTACACGCTCGAATCACCCGACGACGAAAGCTCGGGTGATGACGAATCAGGAAATACCAATGATGGAGACGATGAGAGCGGTAGTGGAGACCAGGGGGGTGAGAATTGA
- a CDS encoding adenylate kinase, producing the protein MAQPRILILGAPGAGKGTQSAKITDHFDIEHITTGDALRANKGIDISHLGLEYDTPGEYMDAGELVPDEVVNEIVDEALSQADGFVLDGYPRNLEQAEELESMTKLDLVLMLDVSEDELVHRLTGRRLDPETGDIYHVEYNPPEDDEVEERLVQRDDDTEETVKERLRVYRENTEPVIDHYEDAGALERVDGEQAPEQVWEDVRETIETTT; encoded by the coding sequence ATGGCACAGCCACGAATTCTGATCCTGGGGGCGCCCGGGGCCGGGAAAGGAACACAGAGTGCGAAGATCACCGACCACTTCGATATCGAGCACATCACGACCGGTGACGCCTTGCGTGCAAACAAAGGGATTGACATCTCCCACCTCGGTCTCGAGTACGACACGCCGGGCGAGTACATGGACGCCGGCGAACTCGTCCCCGACGAGGTCGTCAACGAAATCGTCGACGAAGCGCTCTCGCAGGCCGACGGATTCGTTCTCGACGGCTATCCGCGAAACCTCGAGCAGGCCGAAGAACTCGAGTCGATGACCAAGCTCGATCTCGTGCTCATGCTGGACGTGAGCGAAGACGAGCTCGTCCACCGGCTCACCGGTCGTCGGCTGGACCCCGAGACTGGCGATATATATCACGTCGAGTATAACCCGCCCGAAGACGACGAAGTCGAAGAACGACTCGTCCAGCGGGACGACGACACCGAAGAAACCGTCAAAGAACGCCTTCGGGTGTATCGAGAGAACACCGAACCCGTAATCGACCATTACGAGGACGCGGGGGCCCTCGAGCGCGTCGACGGCGAGCAGGCTCCCGAACAGGTCTGGGAAGACGTCAGGGAAACGATCGAGACGACGACCTGA
- a CDS encoding DUF7838 family putative zinc beta-ribbon protein, whose protein sequence is MAQELEHECPECGVKTFYRAASTSLHLGEKIKWHCPDCDYGFVQIGEIDSSAA, encoded by the coding sequence ATGGCTCAGGAACTCGAACACGAATGTCCCGAATGCGGGGTCAAAACTTTTTATCGCGCAGCCAGCACGTCTTTGCACCTCGGCGAGAAAATCAAGTGGCACTGCCCGGATTGTGACTACGGCTTCGTCCAAATCGGTGAGATCGACTCAAGCGCGGCATAA
- a CDS encoding serine/threonine-protein kinase RIO2: MVRNIAGLLPELETEDFYLLSGVEQGMRFSEWVQREKLTNFSGLTPEEVDYRLERCLKRGLVEKKTIQYEGYTLQFEGYDTLALRALVESDTISEFGSPLGVGKESDVYEVKSYKPLALKYHREGYTNFREVHKERDYTADNEHVSWMYTARKAAEREHDILESLYPDVSVPQPIGQNRHAIVMEKMDGVELSQTKLEDEQVQGVLDLLLAELARAYEIGYVHADMSEYNVFVSESGVKIFDWPQAVPTDHENATTFLQRDLQNLVGYFRRKYPNHVPDDLESDRVADAIVDGSFESIADFV, from the coding sequence ATGGTGCGGAATATCGCCGGGCTCTTGCCGGAACTCGAAACGGAGGACTTCTATCTCCTCTCTGGGGTCGAACAGGGGATGCGCTTTTCCGAGTGGGTCCAGCGAGAGAAACTGACGAATTTCTCTGGATTAACTCCTGAGGAGGTAGATTACCGCCTCGAGCGGTGTCTCAAACGCGGATTGGTCGAAAAGAAGACGATCCAGTACGAGGGATATACCCTCCAGTTCGAGGGCTATGATACGCTCGCCCTACGCGCACTCGTCGAAAGTGATACGATTTCCGAGTTCGGATCACCGCTGGGCGTCGGCAAGGAAAGCGACGTCTACGAGGTCAAATCGTACAAACCGCTCGCGCTGAAGTACCACCGCGAGGGATATACGAACTTTCGCGAAGTCCACAAAGAACGTGATTATACCGCCGACAACGAGCACGTTTCCTGGATGTACACCGCGCGAAAGGCCGCCGAACGGGAACACGATATCCTCGAGTCGCTCTATCCCGACGTGTCGGTTCCCCAGCCGATCGGACAGAACCGCCACGCCATCGTGATGGAAAAGATGGACGGCGTCGAACTCTCACAGACGAAACTCGAGGACGAGCAGGTTCAAGGCGTCCTCGATCTCCTGTTGGCAGAGCTCGCTCGCGCGTACGAAATCGGATACGTCCACGCCGATATGAGCGAGTATAACGTCTTCGTCAGTGAATCGGGTGTGAAAATATTCGACTGGCCCCAGGCGGTGCCGACGGACCACGAAAACGCGACGACGTTCCTCCAACGAGATCTGCAGAATCTTGTGGGGTACTTCCGACGAAAGTACCCGAATCACGTTCCGGACGACCTCGAGAGCGATCGCGTTGCAGACGCGATCGTCGACGGCTCGTTCGAATCGATTGCGGATTTTGTCTAA